A genomic window from Engraulis encrasicolus isolate BLACKSEA-1 chromosome 14, IST_EnEncr_1.0, whole genome shotgun sequence includes:
- the arhgap46a gene encoding trithorax group protein osa isoform X3 yields the protein MLVKVNSMSRGQSAAAAANGAHTNTNTTPKPHHNNNNQYPHPHSACTLNPSSVKPGSVSYLSAQAYKTTPAGGSSKMAASDSAGTRHAHHLRKASNGSFCLVTTSPQQGDLAPSPGSLSLSRSQCSTPRPVSPQYATTPTRLYDDPLSENPIYDEPPDMAMEVEGAQMMNGGGGGGGGGTASRHLAHQHQHHPHPHHHHQYQAHQQPHPGHHPQQQQQHPPHPLSQSQHPHSQSSLQKPTKLLQPPPPGHSSRHRRSPPSSNYSPAGLECIKHMVNVDPKQAAAAAASGGGGGGGGSGSGNGSLLLSSPSPGPSPSPSPTSASTPDSLLPHGGGSGTQRSRGGGDRGGDGGGGGSISLEKKQQSWRALEASVLRAMEVHHSRQSSQASQQDYASPPGPLPGAPPPPPPLGPGGYQDSGYSTGPSPSLRRKSRRRVGGGGGGGGGGGGGGRPGSMGSSGELNALNERLMAEMREVVGRSNTMRETRAMAAAHAAAAAAAANASGHDADMMTAEGYLTGALLCHSPIGSPRRYGRGPRCSSREDLASSSSCASSSANPINVNLGGSRSLGRGSHHHHHHLHHHQYQHQYQHHGGPGGHLASLDIPGRQKRTYEKVDTLEKSINSQMSLSSPDTLGPPSQSGTLDSKVQLEGRKKGMEGRSGSLGPHRLGPGDALARGGTVSGATGGGGAGGSGGGGVVAGYQLAYATLRQPPPPADPDMADWASKHLNSHTQGLFRRRVSIANMLSWNRGSIKKPMLVTSDRLVRKEACEMFKLVQAYMGDRPSRLDRRHAALLVVTKCWAMQGLRDELYVQLVRQTTGNVSPRSLAAGWELMAVCLAFFAPSPKFCCYLEGYIQRHMEPASDKKREFLIEQQQVTQFILDQQDIKKKNSKSRKKRKQNTEDDEQEGLPISTYAKYCHRKLQKVAVTGGKKGLRKPTLEEVDHSRRAIITPSLFGSSLEEVMERQSELFPDRKLPWVQVQLSQYVLALGGAQTEGIFRVPGDIDEVNALKLQVDQWRIPENLSDPNVPASLMKLWYRELEEPLIPMAFYAQCVSHCDDPVAAISVVHSLPDLNRLVLCYFIHFLQVFAQPANVSVTKMDVNNLAMVMAPNCLRCQSDDPRIIFENTRKEMSFLRMLIVHLDTSFIEGIV from the exons ATGTTGGTGAAGGTCAACAGCATGAGCAGAGgccaatcagcagcagcagcagctaacggagcacacaccaacaccaacaccaccccgaagccccaccacaacaacaacaaccaatatCCCCACCCCCACTCCGCCTGCACCCTCAACCCCTCCAGCGTCAAACCCGGCAGCGTGTCCTACCTCTCGGCGCAGGCCTACAAGACCACGCCGGCCGGGGGCAGTAGCAAGATGGCCGCCAGCGACAGTGCCGGCACCAGGCATGCGCACCACCTGCGCAAGGCCAGCAACGGCAGCTTCTGCCTGGTGACGACGTCGCCGCAGCAGGGAGACCTGGCGCCCAGCCCCGGGTCCTTGTCCCTGTCCAGATCTCAGTGCAGCACGCCGCGCCCCGTGTCGCCGCAGTACGCCACCACCCCCACGCGGCTCTACGACGACCCGCTCTCCGAGAACCCCATCTACGACGAGCCCCCCGACATGGccatggaggtggagggggcGCAGATGATGAACGGTGGAGgaggcggcggtggtggcggcaCCGCGTCCAGACACTTagcccaccaacaccaacaccaccctcatccccaccaccaccaccagtatcaAGCCCACCAGCAGCCTCATCCAGGCCaccacccccagcagcagcagcagcaccctccACACCCTCTCTCCCAGTCCCAGCACCCCCACTCCCAGAGCAGCCTGCAGAAGCCCACCAAGCTGCTCCAGCCCCCGCCGCCGGGCCACAGCTCTCGGCACCGCAGGAGCCCCCCCTCGTCCAACTACAGCCCCGCCGGCCTGGAGTGCATCAAGCACATGGTCAACGTGGACCCcaagcaagcagcagcagcagcagctagtggtggcggtggtggtggaggtggcagtggcagtggcaacggcagcctcctcctgtcctccccctccCCGGGACCGTCCCCTTCCCCGTCCCCCACCTCCGCCTCCACGCCGGACTCCCTCCTCCCCCACGGCGGTGGCAGCGGCACGCAGAGGTCTCGTGGAGGAGGTGACCGAGGAGGtgacggcggtggtggtggcagtatcAGCCTGGAGAAAAAGCAGCAGTCGTGGCGCGCGCTGGAGGCCAGCGTGCTGCGGGCCATGGAGGTGCACCACAGCCGGCAGAGCAGCCAGGCCTCGCAGCAGGACTACGCCAGCCCCCCGGGGCCGCTACCCggcgcccctccccctccccctccgctgGGGCCCGGGGGCTACCAGGACTCGGGATACTCCACGGGCCCGTCGCCCAGCCTGAGGCGCAAAAGCAGGAGGCGCgtcggaggaggtggaggtggtggtggaggaggaggaggaggtgggagaccAGGGTCGATGGGCAGCAGCGGGGAGCTGAACGCCCTCAACGAGCGGCTGATGGCAGAGATGCGCGAGGTGGTGGGCCGCTCCAACACCATGAGGGAAACGCGGGCCATGGCCGCCGCACACGCcgccgcagcagcagccgccgccaACGCATCAGGACACGACGCGGACATGATGACGGCCGAGGGCTACCTGACCGGAGCCCTGCTCTGCCACTCGCCCATCGGGTCGCCGCGCCGCTACGGACGAGGCCCCCGCTGCTCCTCCAGGGAGGACCtggcgtcctcctcctcctgcgcctcctcctccgccaacCCCATCAACGTCAACCTGGGCGGGAGCCGCTCGCTGGGCCGAGggagccaccatcaccaccaccacctccatcaccaccagtaCCAGCATCAGTACCAGCACCATGGGGGTCCTGGTGGACACCTGGCCAGCCTGGACATCCCCGGCCGGCAGAAGAGGACCTACGAGAAGGTGGACACGCTGGAGAAGAGCATCAACAGCCAGATGAGCCTGTCCTCGCCCGACACGCTCGGACCGCCCTCGCAG TCGGGCACCCTTGACTCCAAGGTGCAGTTGGAGGGCCGGAAGAAGGGCATGGAGGGTCGCTCAGGGTCCCTGGGCCCCCACAGGCTGGGCCCCGGGGACGCCCTCGCTCGGGGCGGGACGGTATCCGGagccacaggaggaggaggagcagggggctCTGGGGGCGGTGGTGTCGTCGCCGGGTACCAACTGGCCTACGCCACCCTGCGCCAGCCCCCTCCGCCCGCCGACCCGGACATGGCGGACTGGGCCAGCAAGCACCTGAACTCGCACACCCAGGGCCTGTTCCGGCGCCGCGTGTCCATCGCCAACATGCTCAGCTGGAACCGCGGCTCCATCAAGAAGCCCATGCTGGTCACCAGCGACCGGCTGGTGCGCAAGGAGGCCTGCGAGATGTTCAAGCTGGTGCAGGCCTACATGGGAGACCGGCCCTCGCGACTGGATCGCCGGCACGCAGCGCTCCTGGTGGTCACCAAGTGCTGGGCCATGCAAG GCTTGCGGGACGAGTTGTACGTGCAGCTGGTGCGTCAGACCACGGGCAACGTGAGCCCGCGCAGCCTGGCGGCCGGCTGGGAGCTGATGGCCGTGTGCCTGGCCTTCTTCGCACCCTCGCCCAAGTTCTGCTGCTACCTGGAGGGCTACATCCAGCGCCACATGGAGCCCGCCAGTGACAAGAAACGTGAGTTTCTCATTGAGCAGCAACAGG TCACCCAGTTCATCCTCGACCAGCAGGACATCAAGAAGAAGAACTCAAAGTCCAGGAAGAAGCGAAAGCAGAACACTGAGGATGACGAGCAGGAGG GTCTTCCCATCAGCACTTATGCCAAGTACTGCCATCGCAAGCTGCAGAAGGTGGCCGTCACTGGGGGCAAAAAG GGTCTGCGTAAGCCCACGCTGGAGGAGGTGGATCACAGTCGGAGGGCGATCATCACCCCGTCGCTGTTCGGCAGCTCcctggaggaggtgatggagcgTCAGAGTGAGCTGTTCCCCGACCGCAAGCTGCCCTGGGTGCAGGTGCAGCTCTCCCAGTACGTGCTGGCCCTCGGAGGAGCTCAGACAGAGGGCATCTTCAG GGTGCCCGGGGACATCGATGAGGTGAACGCACTCAAGCTGCAAGTGGACCAGTGGAGAATTCCAGAGAACCTCTCGGATCCCAATGTCCCTG CCTCCCTGATGAAGCTGTGGTATCGGGAGCTGGAGGAGCCTCTGATCCCCATGGCCTTCTATGCGCAGTGTGTGAGCCACTGTGACGACCCCGTGGCTGCCATCAGTGTGGTGCACTCCCTGCCCGACCTCAACAGACTGGTGCTCTGCTACTTCATACACTTCCTGCAG GTGTTTGCTCAGCCGGCCAACGTGTCGGTGACCAAGATGGACGTGAACAACCTGGCCATGGTGATGGCGCCCAACTGCCTGCGCTGCCAGTCGGACGACCCGCGCATCATCTTCGAGAACACGCGCAAGGAGATGTCCTTCCTGCGCATGCTCATCGTGCACCTCGACACCTCCTTTATCGAGGGCATAGTCTAG